GAACAGCTGACACCCCATAGTCCACAAAAGACTACCATTGCCCCACACAGCCAAGGCCTCATGATAACCTTATATCTGAGTGGGTGGCAAATGGCTACATATCTGTCATAGGCCATGACAGAGAACAACCAGCCCTCAGTGATGCCTAACACCAGAAAGATGTACATCTGGGCTACACACCCAGAATAGGAGATAGTTTTCTTCTGGCAGACAAGATGCACAAGCATCTGGGGCACTGTGGTGGTGACATAGCTCATATCCAGCATGGAAAGGACACTGAGAaagaagtacatgggtgtgtggagacGGGAGTCCAGGTGGATCAAGGTGACAATGAGCCCGTTGCCCACAAGCGtagagaggtagaggaagaagaagacattGAAGAGGATTATATTAAGTTGGAAATTCCTGGAGAAACCCAGAAGGATGAACTCTGACACAGAGCTGCGGTTCTCATAAGAGAATCCTTGCATTCTTCCACTGCAGAAAGAGAAACGGACCTAGTGATGCGGCTTAGAATGCAGTTAGGCACTTTGCCAATCACCAGACCTTACTTAATCTTCCTTGGAATTGATGTCAGTTCAAAGACTGGGATCTAAGTTGTGGATGTTTAGTGTCTCAGGTCAGAGCCTCCAGGACATCTTTTCCTTTCACTATCCCCTTGAATGCCTCCTGATTTCCCCCACTGAGACCTTTCCTTACATGATGCACTGTTTCTCATCTCCCTGGTACAGGCTACAGAGAAGAGGATGAGACACTCTCCCCCTTCTGTCGGAAGGCATATGTCCAGAACCCTTTCTATGAACATCTGAGAGAGTTGAAGACGTGAGGAGAATATACAGCTTCATAAACAGGGGAAGTTCTTAGTAAATTTtacttgtgtctgtgtttgtcgaTCCTCTGGAAGCTTTTGACACTTTCTTTTAGGTGCAGTCACTCAACAGTTCTGCTTCTTCTTGCCCTTACCCCAAGCAAGAGCCTTCCTGCCTGACTCTATAAGCTGACTTATACTTAAAACAGAATGGTAGCTACTTTCCATGctttgaggaagatatcagactGCACTGGGTTCTGAGGGGTGAACTGGGCAGTAAATGAGTGAGATGAGATGCCAGGACCAGGACATGGGGTCAGAGGTGTTTTAACTAAGGCGGGAATTGGTCAGATCATGTATACACCAgaggaagagacaacagaaggaggaAAGTGATGTATCAAGAGCTAAGAACAAGCTCCATTAGTGCCAGGAAGGACTGACAGGGCAGGGATGAAGGGACAGAGATGAGGATGTGGTGGACACAGATGCCTGCAACTGCGACAATCagaaagctcaagtccacatTGCAATAGACTAGCCTCAAGGACTCTTTCTTCATGATAGCTTGTGTAAAAAGTGAGAAAGATCTGACCCAGGGGTTGAAAATCAGATGCCCAGCCTCAGCTGGATTAAACAACTGGCTGGTACCAACAACACAGATGCTACAAAAATTTAGAATCTCTCCTCACACCTCACTAAAACATCCAAATATACCTAGCCATGGTGGCAGCCCACATCTGTGGTCCTAACACTCAGAGAGCTGAGATaagaggatcttgagttcaaggccaggtagggctacacagagagatcaaGAGCAGgcggagctacatagtgaatccaTGACTCAATGAAAAGAATTGTCCAGCATAGAAAGCTCAGATGAGATAGCAGGATGTTGGGAAGGAGATGAGGACTTACATCAGGTGAGTATAGAGAGAATCCTTAAGGTCAGCATGAGGTTACATCATTGAGAAAGGATCCTGGTAGATCTCAGCTGGTGGTCTGTGTCTGTAGTAGCCATACCAACATGCTCATTCCTGGACAGTACCTTAAGGGGGCTGTGGACAAATCAAAACAAGCTATGAAGAAGTGTCAGGAGGCCATGTTGAGTGGAGAGGAGTTGGAAAGAGGGATATTTCTTCTATGGAactgagagggaagagaagagaacttgCCACGTTTGTCTCTTGTCCTCCAGCTTCCCCTAAACCTGGTGCCTGAACAACTGCAGAAAGTCCTAGTAGACATCTCACTGACAATCCTTGCTAAAAACTGACCTGAACGTGAGGCAGAGTGGAGAAAGTGAGAAGGGTGgtacagaagggcaatcagaagGGCCAGGAACAGGTAAAGGAGGTGTCCATCCAATTATGCTCACCTGGGCTGGAGGTATTCCAGAGAGAATGGTAGGGTGCCAGGCTCTACTCTGCTATTGCTCTTCCCCAATGACAGTGCACGCTTCCTCCTAGTTCCGATGTCTGTCCCAAGCTGTCTGACTCTCATAAAGCCTCAAATAGGATTTCTGAGCCATTATTGTAACTTTCCATCTCCCACCCTCAGCATCAGTCCTCTTGTCCTGTATCTCCATCTAAGGAGCCAAACCTGGGATGCAGAAGAAACCCCACTGCTTCATCTCCACAGAAGCAGCCCCActccttcctgttttctctgtcACAACAGAATGACATAAcaacaaatacagagatgaaagaagcagagagagcctcGCTGAGACATCAGTGACCAGAGGAGGACAGAGATCCAGAGCTCAGCGAGAAGAGCAGAAACCAGAGATGAAATGCTTAGGTGAGTGGAAGGGAGTTGGAAGCAGGCAGTTGTGGGGCAAACAGATGGGGGTTAGGGATGAGGATGGAAGATAGGATGGGGTGATGGGGTCAGATGGAGTGCATCATGTAGGACTGTGAGGACTGTGTCTCAGGCAACCTCTGCGGCTCCCTTCCTTACCTGATCTGGGCTCTGTGTGAAGGTTGAGCTAGGAGTAGATGAAGTTTTTCTTTAACACTCTGCTCCCAGTCCTCAGGGAGAATGGAGCTGAAGCCTCTTAATGAGCCTTCTGTGCCTTCAGGTCCTCTGGGTCCCGCTGCAGCCCTCTCAGACCCTGAGCACACATTTCAACTCTTCCATTTGGTACAAAAGACCTCCATAGCCAATGCTTGTGACCCACTCAACCCCAAGTCCCCTCCCTATTCCCGagtcctttccttttcctccttcactgtcAGTGGAGATGAATGTGTGAAGATCAAATGGAATAAACACATGGGTTAAGAAATGCAAGGGTGAGGTCTGGGGAGGTGGCTTGGCTGGTAAGTAACTTGTTGCCCAAGCATGAGgactgagttcaatgcccagagcCCATCCATGTAAAAGTCAGACATGGTGATGTGTACTTATAATCACAAAGATGAGGAAGTAGAGAGATTGCAGGGTCTTTAGGGTTTGCTCACCAGCTAGCCTAgactaattggtgagctccaggctgatgagagactgtctccaaaTAAGATGGACTTGGGTAATGACATAAGGTTTACAACAGGCCTctttatgtatgcacacatgcacctgcacatacatgtgaatatgcacctgtatatacatgtgaacatgcagctacatatatatgcacacatgtacctgcatatacatgtgaacatgcacctgcatatacatgtgaacatgcactTGTACATACATGTTAACATGCACCTGCATATACATGTGGacatgcacctgcacatacatgtgaacatgtacctacacatacatgtggacattcacacattcacagtGAAGACTTGTAAGGGTGAGGGCTAAACAGAGAAGCTTCCCATGGATCATAAAAGAAAAGCACGTTCCTCAAGGGATGTAGGGTCAAGCCAGAACTCTCTGTGCTCAGTCCCTCAAGTTTCTCATTCTCTCTACACCGCTCTGCTGGGAACTGGGCTATGTTGTGTGCTGAAATTTTGTAACCCTGAAATACTTTGACTTTCTGGAGGGAAAGTAATATGATTCAAGCAATGTTGGGATCTTTCATGGAGCCTAGGTCAAGATGAGGTAATAATAAATACTCTACCTGAAAGCAAAAGCCGGAAAGACCTGAAATCAAAATCTGGTTCTATCACTTAATAATAGTGTAATAGTTGGCAAGAGGCCAACCCTCTGTACCTCAGTTTTTACAATAGCAAAGTGAAGCAATAATAGAACAGGACAGTTTATAGGGCTGAATACGAGCATATATGAAACAGATATGGTAAATATGCATATAATTTAGGCTGGGTCTGATGTCCCAATTTATTTATTCCAGTGGGTGCTCATAAATCTGTCCACATTGAATTTCAAGGTAGCATAGGGAGATGATGCCATGGGCTGCTAAGAACCTTAGGTTGGAAAAGTCAGGAGTTTGGGGTGTGGGGACCTTGGGTGCCAAGATAAGGTGATGAAAGTTGTGCTCAGAGATCAAGAAGGCTGTGGTGGGACCTGGAGGACTCTAAAGCACAGAAAGCATATAAAACATGAGAATGGGGTCTGGGGGATGGCTCGGTTTAAGTGTCTGCTGAGCATGCACGATGACCTGACTTTGGTTTCCCAGAGAACCCATGTAAAATCTGGGCATCACATTTGTAATACCCTGAACGCTGGGAGGTTGGGGTAAAGACAAACAGATCCTTGCTGAGTCCACTGAGCCAACTGGTGAGTATCAAGTTTAGCGAGAGATACTATTCTCACCCCAGAAAAATAGCTATATGGCGAGCCATATCATTGTGGTATCATGGGTAAAGCTTTCCTATCAATTCTGAGACACAATCATACAGCAATTTCCtagtcctctggttcttacaatcatTCTGACCCTTCTTCCATGATGGTCCCAAGCCTTAGGTGTGCAGTTTGTGTTGTAGATACAATAACTGGAACTGGACATGCCACAACCAGTTTCTCTGTGCATTTTTACCAGcagtggttttctgtaatggtctgcTGCAAAGAGGTACTTCTTTGATGAGGAAAGGGATCTACAGTTATCTGAATAAATCAAAATTGCTATGATTTAGGGCTTACTAATGACCTTCACATGCCCCTGATATGACCTTGGAGCAGTTTTCTTGTCAATATTTATCATATTATTACATACAATTAGTTTACATGTTCTTGAGAGTCACTTTTTGATGAACATTTTCAACAGATGTCAATTTATAGTTGTCTTTTCTTGTGACGTCTTGGTTTTGGTGTGAGAAGAATGTATTAGAAAGTTCTGCCttgtgtgctcccaccattcttaTGTTTTATACTTTAACATGATCAGTTCTTCTAAAGTTTCTTCAGCTTTGCCTCTTAAATATGTAGATCCACGTTTCATCTGGACATAGCTCTAGTGTATTTGAGGGGAAAGATTCTGAAATTTTTTACTGCAAATGTTCATTACTCTTCACAAATTTGTTTATGATTGacaatgtttttctttcatgCTCATGATAATCCTTCTGAATATCCACTTACAACTGTCACCTTTATATTTTCcattataaagtttattttaactattaaaaaaagaaagttctgccttctttttttttctttgaaatttggaAAGATCAGTGTTAGACTATATAAAATGGGTGTTATTTGTGTCTTGCAACattttactaattaaaaaaattagttctAGGAGATTTTGcctttaatttttacaaatttgTCTGTGAAGTTACCTGATCTTTTAGCTCTTCTTCTGTGAAATGGATAAATTACTAATTAAATCATGTAATGTGCtgtgttttgattttctgttccccTTTGAAACAGTTCTACTACTCTGTATCTTTCTAAATGTGACACACTTTAAGACCTCACCTATTGAATTACATTATTAGTAATATTGCCCTATAATCTTTGTGCCTACACATAGTGATAGTCCTTTTACTGCAAATTTTAGCaatttatctcttctctcttctttttctatgaCTAGtctcatatttttaatttcattgattttaaagaaacaatttttaaaatgttttcattcatttccttatgtgttttattttcctcattgctTTTGTCTCTACTTGGACCTTTGCCTCCATGCTagcttgtttcttgttttgtttgactgATGAAATAAGATCTCACACTGTATCCAGGATGAGCCTCAGATTCCCAGAAATTCTTCTGCTTCAGGACCCTTGATGCTGAACTTCCAggtatgaaccaccacacctTAAGGGTGGTGAACTGAGGTCATCATCACCATCCTCTTCTTCTCCATCCTCAACATAAGATTTTACAATTTAAGATTTTCCTGTAAGCATCATTTTTGCTGAAATGGGTATTTTTGGTGTCTTGCAAcattttactaatttaaaaattagttttaggagattttgcctttaatttttacaaatttatgtattatatgtaagttgttttatctatatatacatctgaacaccagaagaaggcatcagattccatggaactataatgacagatggttgtgaactgccatgtgctGGCAATCAAAGAACAgctagtgcccttaaccactgaagcatctctctccagcaccattaAGAAGTTcgactctttcttccttccttcctctctttctttcttcctctctttctttcttcctctctttctttctttctttctttctttctttctttcttctcccttccttccttccttcctttcttttttttctagagatgGTTTctatatagctctgactgtcctggaactcactatgtagaccagactggcctcaaactcacagagatctacccacctctgccttctgagtgctgagattaaaggtatgcaccaccaatGCCTGGCTAGGCCGTgggttttttaaaacaataattttgctttgttgttgttgctttgttctAGTTTATCTTACCATGAACTAGAGAAAAGACATTCAATCTATTTGCATTTGAGATAACTTTATGGAAACTTATTTGGGTACATCTTAGCAATTCTTTCTTTTCAAGGGATTCAAAGCCAAGATGCAGGCCATACTCTGTAagacttctttctgtcttttaaatttttattggaagtagattcttttctcatacaatatatctcaACCACAGATATCTCAATATATCTATTCCCCCTTCCACTCCTCCcaactccccctccctccctcccaaatcATTCCCctttttcagaaaagaacaggcctccaagAAATGACAGTcaaatatgacaaaacaaaatacagtaagacaaggcaaaagccctcatacttgtggtggacaaggcaacccaatatgAGGAAAAGAgacccaagagcaggcaaaagagtcagagacacacctgtTCCCACTGGTAGGAGTCCCACAGAAACACCAAGCAGACAACCATGACATATACATAGAGGACCTAGTGTAGACATGTGCAGGCCCTGcgcttgctgcttcagtttctgtgagctcatatgcacCCTGCTTGATTGATTTGATGGTGCATGTTTTggtatcctccatcccctctgactcctacaatctttcttctccctcttctgtggggttccctgaTCTCTGAAAGGAGGGGCccaatggagacctccaatttagactccCTCTCCATAGTGTCTGGTTGTGTGTCTCTACATCCACCCCTATTTGCTgctagaggaagcctctctgatgatgactgggcaaggcaccaatctatgagtatagcagaaattattttatgttattttatttcattttattttgcttttgccagttgtgtttggttctaccccAGGTCTCTCTTCACTTCTTACAGTTTGATGAACATTTTGCTTCTGGTACCAGAGTTGAACGCATTGTTCATAGCATTAAGAATTCTTGAACTTTCATGCTCTGAAAATAACTTGGAAACTTCCTGAAGAAACTCACAGACTATTTTATGAATAACtgagaagacagtaggaaaaTGAGGGTGGGGATCTGGACCAGCCTATGCAGATGTCTGAAAGGTTGATAGCACCAGAGCAGAGGCATCATGTTGGGAGGTAAGGAAGTTGAATGGGCCTGCTATGGGTTTTCAGTGCCTTGGGAACTCTAAGAAGAAAGCCCCTTTCATCTCCACAGATGTCCCATATGCCCTTCTAATGACCTCAGATCATTTTTCTTAACAAGTCCCCAAGAAACACAATGAGCATGCATTGATGACAtctctatttttatctccttttcccCCAGGGCTTTTCTCCTATCAAGGCTTGTTTCATTCAGGCAGCAAACCCACCCTGGAGACTTCCCTTCAACAGTTCCATGTCACCCTGAAAGCCTGTGTTCTTTAAGGCTTGCGAGGGTGGGGGGTATTAGCAGCCTTGTAAGCCGTGATTGCTTTCTGTGCTGGAGAAAGTTGCTAATGAGCAAAGCTCACTTTGTACATTTATTGGtctttggggatttttttgtAACATTTCAGCCATTCTTAGTCTatggttaaaactttatttttagttttctctattaaataattttattgttttaaaagtgtgtacaatatattttgatcctattctttcttcccttccagcTCCctgcccacccaacttcatgttctttctctccaaaaaaaattaaaacaaacaaattatattaAGACAGAAAAAAGCACACATGGCACGTGCGCCCatgtgcatgcgcgcgcacacacacacacacacacacacacacacacacacacatacacacacccataaaaCTTCTTTCAAACCAGTTAAAAGAAactggaatattttttaaattaatcttgtGTTTACATGACAAATGCTGACTTAAAAGATTTTGCTTGTGTTTCTTTTTGCTAAGCAATTTAATAGTTTTCCTGAAACTAGAAtgatagaaacatttttaatcaagaaaggatttattttatttcatttcatatgtATGAATGCTTTGCTCTCATCCATGTTTATGCAATGTATGCCTGCCTGgtgcctcagaggccagaagagagcaccagatcccctgaaattgagttacagatggtcactagtcaccatgtgggtactgggaattaaacctaggtcctctgcaagaacagcaagtgttctaaaCTTCTTCTGGGTCATCTGTCCAGCCCTTGATAGAAATTTGACTTAGTTAGAAACACCAGAAATGGTTTGTTTCCTGATTAATATGGCTGCTGATGTTATGAGTGTGTCCCATTAAAATatccctctctacctctctctctctctctctctctctctctctctctctctctctctctctctccctccctccctccctccctccctccctctccctgctgaAAGCATGACTCTATAGTTGCTACCATGACTATCCCCATAATGCAGGCCTGACCAGACAATGAATTTGACTTCACATGTGAGGTTGCAAAACACAAGCGTCTGTT
Above is a window of Arvicanthis niloticus isolate mArvNil1 chromosome 5, mArvNil1.pat.X, whole genome shotgun sequence DNA encoding:
- the LOC117709143 gene encoding putative olfactory receptor 2B3, with the translated sequence MQGFSYENRSSVSEFILLGFSRNFQLNIILFNVFFFLYLSTLVGNGLIVTLIHLDSRLHTPMYFFLSVLSMLDMSYVTTTVPQMLVHLVCQKKTISYSGCVAQMYIFLVLGITEGWLFSVMAYDRYVAICHPLRYKVIMRPWLCGAMVVFCGLWGVSCSLVYTVFTMRLPYCGPNEINHFFCEVPAVLKLACADTSLNDRIDFILGFILLLVPLSFILASYVCIFATILKIRSAQGRLKAFSTCASHITVVTMFCGPAMFMYMNPGANASPERDKKLALFYNVISAFLNPIIYSLRNKDVKRAFLKVTGWGGATE